CTACGGTCACCACCACTATCCCATTTTTCCCTCTTGTAGAGCCTGCCCGCAAACGCTTGTTACGACCAAgttctttccctcgaggaggcaatAACTAAGGAGTACCAAGatcattcttctttcttttcttaatgccAACATCTTTAGCTTTTGCTTTCTTAGCTTCCTTGGATTTATCCctatatcaaaataaacaccaaataaatataagacaaatcACTTTCATATTTGATACCGGCATAGATATACTGAATAACGACATAGAATCATCAGTACCAGTATTGATTCACAAGATATCAACCATGCCGAGACCAAAAAACAACATAGTAATTTAACAAAAACACTATGCCGGGACACGATGCCGGCATTGTCGAATAATTGTCGACAATACCGGTACTGATAACAAATTCCTAGGGTTTTCCTTATATTAAAAGTGCACTGCCAGCATAATCGAATAAATTTAAAACAATGCCGTAACTaactaccggcatggtattcaacctaaAATCAATGTTGGGACAGaacattcagtttcaggtgaTTTTTACTTTGTAGCCGACATAGTGCTCATACTAACATCAATGCCATAACTTCATACCGGCATTCCCTTCATTCTAACTTCAATGCCATAAACGAGTAccgacattgtattcatactaattTCAATGCCGACATTAACTGTAACTCAACTGTTTGAGTTAtggttcgcgattctaacctaaacccactgctataaatcgattcaaacacttataaaacagttcaaaatcacttaccttctcacataaGCCATGTTTACGAGAAGTTGATCGTCCGaagcctcttgttcttcttcttcttgctcttgagaaATCAAAGCAAGCCTTTGGTCTAATTTTTGTTTAGCAATCGATTTTGACTTCGATTGTgcatctgatttctttcgtggaggcatggtTATGGATTCAGATAGGTTAATTAATCGACGAAAAaaaatttgaaacgatgaaggaaaaaaaaaaatcaaaaccctaactaagGGTGATGTGCCGGAACTGATGAAGGGGATGGGAATatgttttggtttttgattttaagttataGATTTTTATTTTGTGGGAAGGGTAGTATAGTATTTCCATAATGAATTTTAATTAACCAAAGAGTATTTTAGTATTTCCGCCCCAgaaatcaccccttagcagacactattggATGGGgatagtaattcatatccccaattATTTCCAATTGTGTGTTCTTTTTTAGATCCCCCTAATGTTATTTTTCTGGTTGTCCGCCActgcatatgtttcttgtatagaCGTTCATGTACAAATGTAAATGATTTTTCAATCAAgatactagtttttttttttttttttgatcaataatCAAGATACTAGCTCTTATTAACTTATACTCcatctgtttctgaaagaccgtcctctattccattttggtatgtttcaaaaatgtgtccagcttctgtttatagtcatatttttccaatgaactctctaacatacccttaagttttttatattcataatttCTATTTTGATGAGACCCAATctagaatattaatgaaatctgttTAATTAAGGAACATTTTGAAGACAATATATGTATGGTTCCAAATTAAATTCTTTATTAAGGTTATACTCCATAAGTAAACAATCTTTATTGATACTGTTTCTATAAATCGATATGTTttagtttcctttattttattttctatttataaTCTCAAtacaatttttggtagtttttactactaacatatttattgaaataaattaggcaagtaaTTAAGGGTGAGAATGTAAACTACCAtagtctccttaatatcttgacaaagtcaaactGGACTGTCTTTTGGAAACGGAAGGAGTAACAATTAGTATCTAAAAGAGTCAGTTATTGATTTGAGATATTGATATAATTGTTTTATCTTTCATGCATGCATTCTCTCTTTTGAGATATTGAAGGTCAGTTATATCTTTGTCGTTCGCGTACCCTTTTGAAAAGGGCTCAAGGTCCACCATAGACAAATCCTATCCCGCACCGTTTTGCAAAAAGTTATCCCGCTCAAGCGAGcttctttaccgttagatgatcAAATCAACGGTTAGGTTCGCATTCAGGAAAGGACTCATCACTTTCAGAAAAAGACCCGCAATTTTTTCTAAAGGGTTCAAGACTATTAGATCTGAGTTTTAACGTGATCTAACGGTAAAAAAGCCGCTTAAGCGGGATAGCTACCCGTAAAATGGTGCGGGACAGCATTGCTCGTCCACCATATATCTCTTGGCTCGTTCCATGCATAATGGAATCTCCATCACCTGATTACTTTGTAGTTAACTACTAGGAACTTGCAAGTTGCTGTGTGACTTTCTAcctgtgagagagagagagagggacaGATTTTGGGATGCTATTACAAGGCCTGTACATAAGGCAGCAGAGTTGGGCCCACCACCATCCTAACAGCACACAAAAAGCAATAAATTACTAAATTTGAAAAAATTTAAGCGACAGAGTGAGTCTATAAATTCCAAATCCCTTCCTCACGTTCTGTTTTAAAGCTTCAAAAACATCATCACTAAAATTATTTAAAACAGATCTCGTCATTTTACTAGTTTTCCTTAGCAATGGGAGCACGACCAGTTTTTCTTTCACTTacaatcttcatcatcatcggcATCCAATGTAAGTAACAAGTCTGCTGTCGGCATATATGACTCaaattcttttctgttctttgtcCTTtcaaattcttactcaaaattctTATTGATTGCAGGTGTATATTCGACTACATTTACATTTACCAACTATTGTAGTTACACGGTATGGCCTGGATTGTTAGCAAGTTCAGGGTCACCACCATTGGAAAACACAGGCTTCGTTCTCCAAAAAGGAGGGTCTAAGTCAATTTCGGCCCCGACATCATGGTCAGGTCGTTTCTGGGGTCGAACCCTTTGTACTCAAGATTCTACAACAGGTAAATTCACTTGTGTAACAGGTGATTGTGGCTCAGGACAGATTGAATGCGCAGGAAGAGGTGCCGTACCACCAGCTACACTGGCAGAGTTCACACTCAACGGTTCAGGTGGTTTAGATTTCTACGATGTGAGTTTAGTCGATGGTTACAACATTCAGATGTTAGTGGTTCCTAAAAGTGGGTCTGCTGGTACTGGTAATTGCAATACCACTGGATGCCTTGTTGATCTCAACGGAATGTGTCCAACTGAATTGAAGGTGCTCTCGTCAGATTCATCAACGCCAAATGTAGCTTGTAAAAGTGCGTGTGAAGCGTTtggtgaagatcaatattgttgCAAGGGTGCTTACGCTAATCCAGACACATGCCATCCGTCTTCGTATTCGGAGATCTTTAAACACGCTTGTCCACGTGCCTACAGCTACGCCTACGATGACGGAACGAGTACCTTTACTTGTGCTTCTTCTCAATCCGATTACCTTATCACTTTCTGTCAACCTTCGGCTAACAGGTACTTCCCCATACAAATTTTATCCCGAAAATAACCCTAGATTAACCTCCACTTTTTCGAATCCTTAAAAAAATGGAGTACGTTTGGTAGTCCAAGAAACTAGAAGACCGTTATATTGTACAATGGTCGGCTCTGACAACTAATTGTTTCGTAAAAATTCTCACTCATTTTCCTAGATAACTCAAATTCCGATATGCAATGGCCATATATATATGGATTAAGTAAGTAAACTagtgatttcttttttatttttattttcttgatgaATTTGGCAATATTTGTATGTGCAGTCAGAAGTCATCGAATTATCCAGAGGCAGCTATGTATTTTATGGGAAATGACAGTAATAACCAAGACGAATACGACACGAGCATCGCGTCATCCACGAGGCTTCAACATGGGGATGGTAGGATCCTACTACTTGTAATAATCATCATGGCTGTTGCCATCTCATTTTGTACCAGCAATTTAGTCCTACCTAGCTTATGACAAAAAGACTAGCCGTTATTGCATGATCACATCATGAGTAGCCGAGCACGGGCTGATGGGATTGAAAATTAGGGTGAGCATACTGTCCTTTATAGTGAGAGTGAGGACCTATCACATTTACACATTTACTTGTCTGGGAGTATATCAAGTTATGAAGAGAAGAACTTTTCAAAATCGCAGCCAGCACTTATCAGCATCACTACTGCTCAACTCATCAGTATGGGGTAGTATATAAGAAGTCATGGAGGAAGAGAAGAACTTTACAAGCTAACAAATGAGATTGGTTATGAGGCATGGTCTTCCATGTTCCGAGTGTTAGTGTGAACACGCACTAATTTATCTTTTCACTTTTAAACTTTATTTTTACTGTTGGAATGTTATACtacctttttctttcttttcttaatagAGAATCAGAGATCTACAAAtgacaaaataaaaaatttgaggaaaattcTCAAATAGAGATCTTTTTATATCATTTTTTATTTAAGTATAATTAGCTTGGAATTTATATGATGAATTGGTTGCTAAGAATTGATTATGTATTATTTAAAATGATCAAGTTAATATAACCAATCTGGGCCTAGTTAAGCAGACAAACACCGTCATTAGATACCAAATAATAATATTTAGATATGCATGTGCTCTGCACAAATTATTAAAGCGGAACGGAGTAGTAGGTAGCATATGTATACATGCCATGGCCGGTCTGCTCCACACGGCCGGTCTTCACGATGCGCGACATGTgcaatcttttctttttttttttctttcttttttttgtttgtctTCGGgtaagcaaaaaaaagaaaatcattcaATAAATAAGGAGATACAAAGCAGGAACACTTCAAGGTTACAGACTAATTATGGGTGTTCGGATTTTTAGGAAGGCTCCCTATAAACACTGGACCTAAAACTATTTTTGTTGTGTTAAGACATACAGAAGCGATTTGCACAACTATGCTATAGTACtctaaatattgcaaagaaacaaaaaaaaaatttaacgaggttgaattcTTGAGAAGAAATAAGAGATTTTATATATATTCTCGCGAGGGGAAAATATATGcaactcaaaagagaaaaagaattttTGGTGTAATTTCTAGGTTCTTTATCGGTTACCTTACTTAGCCTATAAGAATAGCGTTTCATAACTTAACTATCAAGTTCCTAAGCTTTAGGATTAAGAAAACTAATTAAGAGTTATCCCAACACAAAGGTGTTCGCGGTATATGTTTAAAAACATAGCTTTGTATAATCATATGCCAAAGTTGGAGAGATAATGTGATGGCATTATTTTGGGCTCGCACACTATAGGCATGGATTCAAGTCTCATCTCATACAATTTCACTAGAATATATACTATATAATATAGTACCTATATAACAGTAGTCCGGGGCGGGGCCTTGGAGGCTTAGAGCCTTGGCTTTTAACTTggtttttcaaaacgtattaaaataatttttttctaatTAATTGCAATTAATATTGATATTATATTATGGTCATTTTCTTGCTGTTACAAAAGAAACTTAATTGGGCATTTAATTGAAAAAGATTTTTTcatcaattcctttgattttctttggtaattgtagatggggcaaaacgagttgctggtttttaagaaaatgaggagacgaccgtgtagaggaaactccttgaaccgagcgaactgtctaacctcacacagatgcactgcaaaaagggagtgattttaattcgagagatcaatctgtaggactccatcctaaaccaagacaatggtcgttccagagtctattcggtcacaagagaggatgtgtcgatttgtaggagggaagctgagaatgtgtgagatcaatggtgatcaaggattatgaatgtgtttaaggtttctgcaaatttgacaaactgttgagttcgattaagttctgattgattgattgaattcttgagagtgaatgCTCGTATATAATTCTTCTGTTAGACGAATGTTGTCTGTCTTATTCAATCATGAGTTtagggacttatttatatttccagaagtagtagacacattgatcccatgaagtgtgacagttgctggagtcaaagagtggggaagtgggtaattgtgttaaaaccagttgctcatcgtgcggagacttggttgattgtccacccactactttgcgaACTCCTCTAACtgtttgcacgacttgctcacattctcat
This DNA window, taken from Papaver somniferum cultivar HN1 chromosome 3, ASM357369v1, whole genome shotgun sequence, encodes the following:
- the LOC113361580 gene encoding thaumatin-like protein 1b, which encodes MGARPVFLSLTIFIIIGIQCVYSTTFTFTNYCSYTVWPGLLASSGSPPLENTGFVLQKGGSKSISAPTSWSGRFWGRTLCTQDSTTGKFTCVTGDCGSGQIECAGRGAVPPATLAEFTLNGSGGLDFYDVSLVDGYNIQMLVVPKSGSAGTGNCNTTGCLVDLNGMCPTELKVLSSDSSTPNVACKSACEAFGEDQYCCKGAYANPDTCHPSSYSEIFKHACPRAYSYAYDDGTSTFTCASSQSDYLITFCQPSANSQKSSNYPEAAMYFMGNDSNNQDEYDTSIASSTRLQHGDGRILLLVIIIMAVAISFCTSNLVLPSL